The DNA sequence ATCCTGCTGTTTTTCTACCAGCTTCATTGTAACCTTTTTAATCGTATCTTTCCTTTGTTCCAAACTGCGGACAATCCAATTATAGTCCTGCGACCGGTCCTGGAGGTATTTTCTGACCTCTTTGTCGCCAGTGCTTTTAAAGCTTTCATAATACTGGCTGTTAAAGCTGACTTTTGGGAGCAGCTCATCCTGGACGGTTATCAGGAAAGAGCTGCCGTCCCAGCTGACAGCCACATCAGGGACAATATAGCCTGCACTTTCTTTTGAAAAAGCCGCTGCAGGCCTTGGATTGAGCGTTCTGACTAAATCGGAGACACGCTGGATATCCTTCAGCTCCACACCAAGGAGCGAAGCCAGCTGCTTCCACTTTTTATCGGCGAACCATTCGAAATGCTCTTCCATGATCACTTCAGCGAGATCATCCGGGCTCAAAAGCCGCTGCACCTGCAAAAGGAGGCATTCCTGCAGTGTCCGCGCCCCAATGCCCGCCGGCTCCAGAAGCTGAAGCTCTGCGAGTGCTTCAGCGGCATCACCTTCACTGACGCAGAGCTCATCCGCAATTTCTGTGACACTTTCACGCAAGTAACCGTTTTCATCTATACTTTTAATAATCCTTCTGATGATCTTGTCCATCAGAGGAGATATATATTTAATTTCAAGCTGTGAGATCAAATAATCCTCAAGCAGATTGTCTTTTGCCCTGATCTGCTCGATCCACGATCTGTCATCCTTTTTCAGCTTGCTGCTTGCGCCTCTGACTCTGTCGCGGCGCGGATCCATCGCCCTTACATTTTCTGTCTCTATCTGCATAAGGGGATTTTCAAGCGCCCTGCTCTCCAAAAAGGCCGTAAGCTCAAGCGCAGAATATTGAAGGAGCGCAATCGCCTGGGACAACTCCTGTGTCATCGCCAATTTAAGCGACTGCTGCTGAAATAAACCTGCATTCATGTTCATTGCACATTCCCCCTTCTTCTATTTTACATGATGGAAGGGGAATGGTGAATGGGAATATATATAAAGAAAGCAGAAGCTTTTCGCATTCCGGACTATGGCAGGTGATTC is a window from the Bacillus infantis NRRL B-14911 genome containing:
- the rpoN gene encoding RNA polymerase factor sigma-54, producing MNMNAGLFQQQSLKLAMTQELSQAIALLQYSALELTAFLESRALENPLMQIETENVRAMDPRRDRVRGASSKLKKDDRSWIEQIRAKDNLLEDYLISQLEIKYISPLMDKIIRRIIKSIDENGYLRESVTEIADELCVSEGDAAEALAELQLLEPAGIGARTLQECLLLQVQRLLSPDDLAEVIMEEHFEWFADKKWKQLASLLGVELKDIQRVSDLVRTLNPRPAAAFSKESAGYIVPDVAVSWDGSSFLITVQDELLPKVSFNSQYYESFKSTGDKEVRKYLQDRSQDYNWIVRSLEQRKDTIKKVTMKLVEKQQDFFIEGPAKLRPMTMKEIADELEIHESTVSRTVREKYVQTPFGTFELKTFFTSAVKTTGADGASSASVKKKIAAMVEAEDKLKPLSDSEIMSILEKGDAIVISRRTVAKYRDQLGIPSSAKRKRYE